A genome region from Macaca nemestrina isolate mMacNem1 chromosome 15, mMacNem.hap1, whole genome shotgun sequence includes the following:
- the LOC105470560 gene encoding protein FAM217B — translation MNAGPSWNKVQHSKNSSGKRQSKSQVPHAASQLRSSLTAVIQPTEEKLKESIAPEARRKRNPLGSRCQGASGNKLFLDFQSMKIIKEDADEDSASDLSDSERIPIPPSPLTPPDLNLRAEEIDPVYFDLHPGQGHTKPEYYYPDFLPPPFSSWDLRDMALLLNAENKMEAVPRVGGLLGKYIDRLIQLEWLQVQTVQCEKAKGAKARPLTAPGTSGALKSPGRSKLIASALSKPLPHQEGASKSGPSRKKAFHHEEIHPSHYAFETAPRPTDVLAGTRFCSQRQTLEMRTEEKKKKSSKSTKLQRWDLSCSESSSKVETNGNIRIPKQAAVILDSADSCKASKTQAHAHPRKKGKAESCGHATVSSEKKLKTNGVKQNTYKLK, via the coding sequence ATGAATGCTGGCCCATCTTGGAATAAAGTGCAACATTCAAAGAATTCTTCAGGAAAAAGGCAGAGTAAATCCCAAGTACCCCACGCTGCTTCTCAGCTGAGAAGCAGCCTCACAGCTGTCATCCAGCCAACTgaagaaaaacttaaagaaaGCATTGCCCCGGAAGCAAGACGCAAAAGGAATCCACTCGGTTCCAGGTGTCAGGGGGCCTCAGGGAATAAATTGTTTCTTGATTTTCAGTCAATGAAAATTATTAAAGAGGATGCTGATGAGGACAGTGCAAGTGATCTCTCTGATTCGGAAAGAATTCccattcctccttctcccctcacACCTCCAGATCTCAATCTTCGAGCTGAAGAAATTGATCCAGTTTACTTTGATCTTCACCCTGGTCAGGGCCATACAAAGCCTGAGTACTATTATCCTGATTTCCTTCCACCCCCTTTCAGCTCCTGGGACTTACGAGACATGGCCCTGCTTCTGAACGCAGAGAACAAAATGGAAGCTGTGCCCCGAGTGGGAGGACTTCTTGGGAAGTATATTGATAGACTTATTCAGCTTGAGTGGCTGCAGGTCCAGACTGTACAGTGTGAAAAAGCAAAGGGGGCCAAAGCAAGGCCCCTCACTGCCCCTGGGACCTCAGGGGCACTGAAAAGCCCTGGGAGAAGTAAGCTAATTGCGAGTGCTCTGTCCAAGCCACTACCTCACCAGGAAGGGGCATCAAAGTCAGGCCCTTCCCGAAAGAAAGCTTTTCACCATGAAGAAATCCACCCATCACATTATGCATTTGAGACTGCCCCCAGACCCACTGATGTGCTTGCTGGTACCAGGTTTTGTTCTCAGAGGCAAACCCTTGAAATGaggacagaagaaaagaaaaagaaatccagtaAGAGTACGAAGCTGCAACGTTGGGATCTGTCCTGCAGTGAAAGCAGCTCTAAGGTGGAAACCAACGGTAACATTCGAATTCCCAAACAGGCAGCTGTGATTCTGGACTCAGCAGATTCCTGTAAAGCCTCCAAAACACAAGCACATGCACATCCTAGGAAAAAGGGAAAGGCAGagagctgtggtcatgccactgtatCGAGtgagaaaaaactgaaaacaaatggaGTAAAGCAAAACacatataaactaaaataa
- the LOC105470559 gene encoding protein phosphatase 1 regulatory subunit 3D, whose amino-acid sequence MSRGPSSAVLPSALGSRKLTPRSLSCLSDLDGGVALEPRPCRPPGSPGRAPPPAPAPSGCDPRLRPIILRRARSLPSSPERRQKAAGAPGAACRPGCSRQLRVRFADALGLELAQVKVFNAGDDPSVPLHVLSRLAINSDLCCSSQDLEFTLQCLVPDFPPPVEAADFGERLQRQLVCLERVTCSDLGISGTVRVCNVAFEKQVAVRYTFSGWRSTHEAVARWRGPAGPEGKEDVFTFGFPVPPFLLELGSRVHFAVRYRVAGAEYWDNNDCRDYSLTCRNHALHMPRGECEESWIHFI is encoded by the coding sequence ATGTCCAGAGGCCCGAGCTCCGCGGTCCTGCCCAGCGCCCTGGGATCCCGGAAGCTAACCCCCCGGAGCCTCAGCTGCTTGTCGGACCTGGACGGCGGCGTGGCCCTGGAGCCGCGGCCCTGTAGGCCCCCGGGGAGCCCGGGCCGCGCGCCGCCGCCAGCGCCAGCGCCGTCCGGCTGCGACCCCCGCCTGCGGCCCATCATCCTGCGGCGGGCGCGCTCACTGCCCAGCTCCCCCGAGCGCCGCCAGAAGGCCGCGGGCGCGCCAGGCGCTGCATGTCGGCCGGGTTGCAGCCGGCAGCTCCGCGTGCGCTTCGCCGACGCCCTGGGCTTGGAGCTGGCGCAAGTCAAGGTGTTCAACGCGGGAGACGACCCGTCGGTGCCGCTGCACGTGCTGTCGCGGCTCGCCATCAACTCTGACCTGTGCTGCAGCAGCCAGGACCTGGAGTTCACCCTGCAGTGCCTGGTGCCCGATTTCCCGCCGCCCGTCGAGGCCGCCGACTTTGGCGAGCGCCTGCAGCGCCAGCTTGTGTGCCTGGAGCGTGTCACTTGCTCGGACCTTGGCATCAGCGGTACGGTGCGCGTGTGCAACGTGGCCTTCGAGAAGCAGGTGGCTGTGCGCTACACTTTCTCGGGCTGGCGCAGTACCCACGAGGCGGTGGCGCGGTGGCGCGGGCCCGCAGGCCCCGAGGGCAAGGAGGACGTCTTCACCTTCGGCTTCCCAGTGCCACCCTTCCTGCTGGAGCTCGGCTCCCGCGTGCACTTCGCGGTGCGCTACCGAGTGGCGGGTGCCGAGTACTGGGACAACAACGACTGCCGAGACTACAGCCTCACGTGTCGCAACCACGCGCTGCACATGCCTCGGGGCGAGTGCGAAGAGAGCTGGATCCACTTCATCTGA